A part of Pectinatus sottacetonis genomic DNA contains:
- a CDS encoding cytidine deaminase translates to MTEKELVEAAKRARQFAYSPYSNFKVGAAVLTKSGKIYSGCNIENASYGITNCAERTAIFKAVSEGERDFLALAVAADTDKPTAPCGACRQVIAEFKINKIIMANVRGDTKVVTLEELLPFPFCDNDMIL, encoded by the coding sequence ATGACAGAAAAAGAATTAGTAGAGGCAGCTAAAAGGGCAAGACAGTTTGCCTATAGTCCTTATTCGAACTTCAAAGTTGGGGCAGCTGTTTTAACTAAAAGCGGAAAAATATATAGCGGCTGCAATATTGAAAATGCGTCTTATGGAATTACTAACTGTGCTGAGCGTACAGCAATTTTTAAGGCGGTATCTGAAGGTGAGAGAGATTTTCTGGCACTGGCAGTAGCGGCTGATACCGATAAGCCTACAGCTCCTTGTGGGGCCTGCCGCCAAGTGATAGCTGAGTTTAAGATAAATAAGATCATTATGGCCAATGTGAGGGGAGATACTAAAGTGGTGACATTAGAAGAATTGCTGCCATTTCCTTTTTGTGATAATGATATGATTTTATAA
- a CDS encoding pyrimidine-nucleoside phosphorylase, with the protein MRIFDIIDKKKHGGRLTDVEIEYMIEAFISGKIADYQMSAMLMAIWFRGMNDHELAVLTQAMAKSGDMIDLSAISGKKVDKHSTGGVGDKTTLVVVPIVAACGGKVAKMSGRGLGHTGGTIDKLEAIPGMRTSLSQEEFFATVNKIGAAIIGQTGNLAPADKKIYALRDVTATVDSIPLIASSIMSKKLAAGSDCILLDVKTGSGAFMKTFADSVKLAQKMVAIGTHAKKKTAALITDMDIPLGHAVGNSLEVIEAVDTLCGKGPDDLTEVCIQLAANMLYLLEKGNIAECQKMARRVLNNGSAFEKFIAMVAAQGGDISVLRDTEKFPKAPYKKSVLSDSDGYITKMDVEKCGIASMILGAGRENKDSVIDFSAGILITKKYGDRVKKGEKLAVLYTGKRERLEQAENVYKRSVKIGSKKPEQRSLILARVEKNKIEKFFSGE; encoded by the coding sequence ATGCGTATATTTGATATTATTGATAAAAAAAAGCATGGCGGAAGATTGACAGATGTGGAAATTGAATACATGATAGAAGCATTTATAAGCGGTAAAATTGCAGATTATCAGATGTCGGCAATGCTTATGGCAATATGGTTCAGAGGAATGAATGATCATGAGCTAGCTGTTTTAACGCAAGCAATGGCAAAATCTGGTGACATGATTGATTTATCGGCAATTTCAGGTAAGAAAGTTGATAAACATAGTACAGGTGGAGTTGGTGATAAAACAACATTGGTTGTTGTACCTATTGTAGCAGCCTGCGGAGGTAAAGTTGCTAAAATGTCAGGCCGCGGACTGGGACATACAGGCGGGACAATTGATAAACTGGAAGCTATTCCTGGCATGCGGACTTCTTTGAGTCAAGAAGAATTTTTTGCTACAGTGAATAAAATTGGAGCGGCTATTATCGGTCAGACAGGAAATTTAGCACCAGCGGATAAGAAAATATATGCGTTGCGTGATGTAACGGCGACAGTTGATAGTATACCATTAATAGCATCATCTATAATGAGTAAAAAATTAGCGGCGGGAAGTGATTGTATTCTCCTCGATGTTAAAACGGGCAGTGGTGCCTTTATGAAAACATTTGCTGATTCAGTGAAACTAGCTCAGAAAATGGTAGCAATTGGGACTCATGCTAAGAAAAAAACAGCAGCTTTAATCACAGATATGGATATTCCACTGGGGCATGCTGTTGGTAATTCACTGGAAGTCATTGAAGCTGTTGATACGCTGTGCGGTAAAGGGCCGGATGATCTTACAGAGGTATGTATTCAATTGGCAGCTAATATGCTGTATCTACTTGAGAAGGGAAATATTGCTGAATGTCAGAAAATGGCACGAAGAGTTCTCAATAATGGAAGTGCCTTTGAAAAGTTTATTGCGATGGTAGCAGCACAAGGCGGTGATATCTCTGTATTGCGTGATACAGAAAAGTTTCCTAAAGCCCCTTATAAAAAATCTGTTTTGTCAGATAGTGATGGTTATATTACAAAAATGGATGTGGAAAAATGTGGTATTGCTTCAATGATACTAGGTGCTGGACGTGAAAATAAAGACAGTGTAATTGATTTTTCTGCTGGAATATTGATTACCAAAAAATATGGAGATAGAGTGAAAAAGGGAGAAAAATTAGCAGTCCTTTATACTGGAAAGAGAGAAAGACTAGAACAAGCAGAGAATGTGTATAAAAGATCGGTAAAAATTGGTAGTAAAAAACCCGAACAACGGTCATTAATATTAGCTCGTGTAGAAAAAAATAAGATAGAAAAATTTTTTAGTGGGGAATGA
- a CDS encoding phosphopentomutase, whose product MSIKRAYIIVLDSFGIGAEPDAAEFGDGDCNTLRSIVSSPRYYTPNMKKLGLFNIDGVDYMTSEKLPVGAFARMREKSMGKDTTIGHWEIAGIVSKDPLPTYPQGFPKDVINELETAFGRKIICNKPYSGTKVIKDYGQEHERTGALIVYTSADSVLQIAAHEEVIPVERLYEYCRIARKIMRGEHSIGRIIARPFAGKYPNYERTPRRHDFSLQPPAQTMMDVLLQHDFTTIGIGKISDIFAARGIGRHIPIDGNEDGMNKTIATLDEKFKGLCFVNLVDFDMKYGHRRDVDGYANAATVFDKQLGTFMKKMSDDDILFITADHGCDPKAPGTDHTREYTPLLVWGSQVKQGLNLGTCPTFADIAATITDLFAVKFVTEGKSLAGKIMK is encoded by the coding sequence ACCTGATGCAGCAGAGTTTGGGGATGGTGACTGCAATACTTTGCGTTCAATCGTTTCATCACCGCGGTATTATACGCCTAATATGAAAAAATTGGGGCTGTTTAATATTGACGGAGTCGATTATATGACAAGTGAAAAATTACCAGTAGGAGCTTTTGCCCGGATGAGAGAAAAATCAATGGGGAAAGATACTACTATTGGCCATTGGGAAATTGCCGGTATTGTTTCTAAAGATCCACTACCTACTTATCCACAGGGTTTTCCAAAAGATGTAATCAACGAATTAGAAACAGCTTTTGGCAGAAAGATAATTTGCAATAAACCTTATTCCGGGACCAAAGTAATAAAAGACTATGGGCAGGAACATGAAAGAACAGGGGCTTTAATTGTATATACTTCAGCCGACAGTGTTTTACAGATTGCTGCGCATGAAGAAGTTATACCAGTAGAGCGGCTTTATGAATATTGTCGTATTGCTCGTAAGATAATGCGTGGTGAACATTCTATAGGGAGAATTATTGCCAGACCTTTTGCGGGTAAATATCCTAATTATGAACGTACGCCTCGTCGGCATGATTTTTCTTTGCAGCCACCAGCACAGACAATGATGGATGTCTTGCTGCAGCATGACTTTACCACTATCGGTATTGGAAAAATATCAGATATTTTTGCGGCACGCGGTATAGGAAGACATATTCCAATAGATGGCAATGAAGATGGAATGAACAAAACAATTGCTACATTGGATGAAAAATTTAAGGGACTGTGTTTTGTCAATCTAGTAGATTTTGATATGAAGTATGGTCATAGGCGTGATGTAGACGGCTATGCTAATGCGGCAACAGTGTTTGACAAACAATTAGGAACTTTTATGAAAAAAATGAGTGATGATGATATTCTATTTATTACAGCTGATCATGGCTGTGATCCTAAGGCTCCTGGTACTGATCATACGCGCGAATATACTCCTTTGCTTGTCTGGGGTAGTCAGGTAAAACAAGGGCTGAATTTGGGGACATGTCCTACTTTTGCAGATATTGCAGCAACTATCACGGATTTATTTGCAGTTAAATTTGTTACAGAGGGAAAAAGTCTGGCTGGTAAAATAATGAAATAG
- a CDS encoding MurR/RpiR family transcriptional regulator — MLINVNRHVIEKLSKTELSIIQYINEKETELSDMSIVDIAFETFTSPATVSRAIRKCGINGFNELRYRLNLPKDNKELISINEIMKKTLIEANEVLQRISLKDVLNVVNDIIDAFDEQIYIFGRGPTEQVVKEFSLRLQLLGYNVLATEDPTIMVKLSQRSNNQLVILFSLKGETRELIEVAENCYLNKVKLIVITCSSASPLLQYASHCLLGYYHKKIAIKEFDVTSRIPLSMISRIIVDYLVEKNNESV, encoded by the coding sequence ATGCTTATAAATGTTAATAGACATGTAATAGAAAAATTATCGAAAACAGAATTATCTATTATCCAATATATAAATGAAAAAGAAACAGAATTATCTGATATGTCAATTGTGGATATTGCTTTTGAAACTTTTACCTCACCAGCAACTGTTTCCAGGGCAATTAGAAAATGTGGCATAAATGGTTTTAATGAATTAAGATACAGACTTAATTTACCGAAGGATAATAAAGAGTTAATAAGTATCAATGAAATAATGAAAAAAACATTGATAGAAGCAAATGAAGTCTTACAAAGGATATCATTGAAAGATGTATTAAATGTTGTAAATGATATAATTGATGCATTTGATGAACAAATTTATATTTTTGGCAGAGGACCAACAGAGCAGGTAGTTAAAGAATTTTCCCTGAGATTACAGTTACTGGGATATAATGTATTGGCAACAGAAGATCCTACAATTATGGTCAAATTAAGTCAAAGGTCTAATAATCAATTAGTAATATTATTTTCATTAAAAGGGGAGACACGGGAACTTATAGAAGTTGCTGAAAACTGTTACTTGAATAAGGTAAAGCTTATTGTAATTACTTGTTCTTCTGCTAGTCCGTTGTTGCAATATGCATCACATTGTTTATTAGGATATTATCATAAAAAAATAGCTATTAAAGAATTTGATGTCACTTCACGTATTCCGCTTTCGATGATATCAAGAATAATAGTTGATTATCTCGTAGAAAAAAACAATGAAAGTGTTTAA